In one window of Nerophis ophidion isolate RoL-2023_Sa linkage group LG05, RoL_Noph_v1.0, whole genome shotgun sequence DNA:
- the si:ch211-57i17.5 gene encoding usherin: MSEVFVSQVQIWAAIKKHPLHPMCLLFTLQEGAVHIESSYQTYKAHSLFHRLTFSWLAARPGPKLLRSEGSKNQTRHQCQAGLGPSDPCMTFDGASSAPANDPKMDIHAERGGAMGGERAEEGEGEEPVYQELWFIVVMAAIALLLMGIVLAVALHKALNKTPLTRERPPLVATTMKKRNPMAVYPASNSMLFDTVPETAGVASTVTLKAFTMKMEEVLESKCEGGINQDQGGTTSLRRSISQVMDRKSVPADKAWEPTVSGHDSGMFMDDEEFVDTIKGFSTIRKEHTMFTDTNL, encoded by the exons ATGTCTGAAGTGTTTGTTTCTCAGGTGCAGATTTGGGCAGCAATAAAGAAGCATCCCCTCCACCCAATGTGTCTTCTTTTCACACTACAGGAAGGTGCTGTACACATTGAGTCGTCTTACCAAACTTACAAAGCCCACTCTCTGTTTCACCGCCTCACTTTCAGCTGGCTAGCTGCTCGTCCTGGTCCGAAGCTACTGCGCTCTGAAGGCAGCAAGAACCAGACCCG CCATCAATGCCAAGCTGGTCTTGGTCCTTCCGATCCATGCATGACCTTTGACGGGGCCTCCAGTGCCCCCGCCAATGACCCAAAGATGGACATCCACGCGG AAAGAGGCGGAGCGATGGGTGGCGAGCGAGCAGAAGAAGGCGAAGGGGAGGAGCCTGTTTATCAAGAGCTGTGGTTCATCGTGGTGATGGCGGCCATCGCACTGCTGCTGATGGGCATCGTCTTAGCTGTCGCTCTCCACAAG GCTTTGAACAAAACTCCCCTGACCCGAGAGAGACCCCCCTTAGTGGCCACGACCATGAAGAAACGAAACCCAATGGCCGTTTATCCAGCCAGCAACTCCATGTTG TTTGACACTGTTCCTGAAACGGCGGGCGTGGCCAGCACTGTGACACTAAAGGCCTTCACCATGAAGATGGAG GAGGTGCTGGAGTCAAAATGTGAGGGTGGGATCAACCAGGACCAAGGGGGCACAACCTCCCTCAGGCGCAGCATCAGCCAGGTGATGGACAGGAAGTCGGTACCTGCAGACAAAGCGTGGGAACCGACTGTTTCCGGCCACGACAGCGGAATG TTCATGGACGATGAGGAGTTTGTGGACACAATCAAGGGTTTCAGCACCATCAGGAAGGAGCACACTATGTTCACAGACACCAACTTGTGA